The region CCGGGGGAAAACAGATTCGAAATCTTTACTTCCGGAGTTTGATTGTAATTATAACCAGGTATGGCCTGGGTAAACAGATTGGCTAAAAGGCCGTATGACCATTTTCCCTCTCCTATCTTCCGGCCGTATTTACTGGTGATATCGATACGGTCATCGATCTTGCGAAATCTATTAAAGCTGGTGGCATTTTGAAACCCAAGGGCGATCTCAAAAAAATTGTCCCAGGTATATCGATCCGCTTTGTACTGTACGGCATAACTCAATAAACCATTTATGCCAAACGTATTTTGCTCTCCACCCGCGGCCCAGTTGCTCAGGGAGCCCTGGTTGAGGTTTATCAACAGGGTTCCGCCCTTTTTCCAGCCCATGCTGTCCAGGCTTTTTACCTCTTTATTACTGGCTGACTGAAGTTCTTTGACGGTTCCGTCTTGAGCGGTAAGGGTAAACGAACTAATGATA is a window of Chitinophagales bacterium DNA encoding:
- a CDS encoding DUF3078 domain-containing protein translates to MKKTLLYLFLIISSFTLTAQDGTVKELQSASNKEVKSLDSMGWKKGGTLLINLNQGSLSNWAAGGEQNTFGINGLLSYAVQYKADRYTWDNFFEIALGFQNATSFNRFRKIDDRIDITSKYGRKIGEGKWSYGLLANLFTQAIPGYNYNQTPEVKISNLFSPGKILLSPGFNYQPSDKFSIFISPATARLLLKTDPDFLNQDLFGVAAGEKSYLELGAFATARYSTPLAKWATYTGRVDLFSNYRRNPQNVDLLMTNLLTLKFSKALATNISVDIIYDDDVIQKTQLKQILGVGLTLSL